The following coding sequences are from one Pocillopora verrucosa isolate sample1 chromosome 5, ASM3666991v2, whole genome shotgun sequence window:
- the LOC131770469 gene encoding sodium/bile acid cotransporter 7-like, whose product MAESEGSLHSNAVKKMFAKLQKNWFLIGIVVVICLAKFAPFIGAKGGILRPEITVKYIAVSAIFLNSGLSLKSEELKSALSNVRLHLFVQGFTLAFVPGFFSLLVKLLELSSLNEWLLKGLLVVGCMPPPVSSAVILTKAVGGNEAAAIFNSAFGSFLGIFVTPFLLLVFLGSSSAVPFASIVGQLSMTVVFPLLIGQFLRRYIKDWMEQTKPPFGTISSCVLLLIIYTTFCDTFSHKSGEIDSSSILAVAVLIICLQCCLLMLTFSLATMRDSPFTPADTVAIMFCSTHKSLTLGIPMLKIVFSGYKYLSLISIPLLIYHPVQILLGGLLVPVVKGWMISCQQKGRGAGTGTV is encoded by the coding sequence ATGGCGGAGAGTGAAGGAAGTCTACATTCAaatgctgtaaaaaaaatgttcgCAAAGCTCCAAAAGAATTGGTTCTTGATCGGAATCGTTGTTGTTATCTGTCTAGCTAAGTTTGCCCCTTTTATTGGAGCAAAAGGTGGAATTCTTAGACCAGAAATCACCGTCAAATATATAGCTGTTTCAGCCATCTTCTTGAACAGTGGACTGTCCTTGAAGTCAGAAGAGTTGAAAAGCGCTCTTAGCAACGTTAGATTACACCTTTTCGTTCAGGGCTTTACGTTGGCTTTTGTACCTGGCTTTTTTTCGCTGTTAGTGAAGCTTTTAGAGTTAAGCAGCTTGAATGAATGGCTTCTGAAAGGTCTTCTTGTGGTGGGTTGTATGCCTCCGCCTGTATCCTCGGCCGTGATTCTAACAAAGGCTGTCGGTGGAAACGAAGCGGCTGCGATCTTCAACTCAGCATTTGGTAGTTTTCTGGGAATATTCGTCACTCCGTTTTTACTGCTCGTGTTCCTCGGTTCTTCATCTGCGGTTCCTTTTGCATCCATTGTGGGTCAGTTGTCCATGACGGTTGTGTTCCCTTTACTTATTGGTCAGTTTCTTAGAAGATACATCAAAGACTGGATGGAACAAACCAAGCCACCTTTTGGAACGATCAGTAGTTGTGTCCTTCTTCTCATAATCTATACAACATTCTGTGACACATTTTCACATAAGAGTGGCGAGATCGACTCTTCAAGCATATTAGCGGTGGCAGTACTGATAATTTGTCTGCAATGCTGTCTGTTGATGTTGACGTTTTCCTTAGCAACCATGAGAGATTCTCCATTCACCCCAGCAGACACAGTAGCAATCATGTTCTGTTCAACTCACAAGTCTCTCACACTAGGAATTCCTATGCTCAAGATTGTTTTTTCAGGATATAAATATCTTTCCTTGATTTCTATCCCACTCCTCATTTACCATCCAGTACAGATTTTACTTGGAGGTCTCTTGGTTCCGGTAGTGAAAGGATGGATGATCAGTTGTCAGCAGAAGGGGAGAGGTGCTGGAACTGGAACTGTTTAG
- the LOC131770476 gene encoding mRNA-capping enzyme: protein MSVPQRWLNCPRKSQIIAEKFLAFKTPLGPRYDDEIPEANRFQLPMLFAYLQSLQMRLGLIIDLTNTNRFYDKTVVERTGIKHIKMQLKGHGETPSKEQVALFIRMCDRYFDQNPGELIGVHCTHGFNRTGFLIIAYLVEKDDWSIEAAIHCFAQCRPPGIYKPHYLQDLVKRYGDSNESIAAPELPDWCYDEEEGLSDNEEENGRTVEDGSHSDGRRKKMRRDPRLKEAKFMDEVEGIEVVNSPRREDIQEICEKMCAWESGGFPGSQPVSMDVQNIKLLHEKPYRVSWKADGVRYMMLILKEREIYLIDRDNNVFAAPQFHFPQRKNLREHIFDTLIDGEMVLDKENEKVHPRYLAYDIVRFQGQEVGKQSHDIRMICIEKEIEMARNQAAQQGLLDKSKEPFSIRAKKFFPVEKAEWVLENWSPKLCHENDGLIFNPAEEPYEAGQSSELLKWKPHTLNSVDFVLNIRTVRQEGCIPESVGALMVGGFDRPFAQIKVTKELRSLDKKVVECTWDAKNKQWKFLRVREDKSFPNGYKTAMSVCKSIQQPVTKKWLLEVIEKHRYHSVRHRDPNAPSTSHAAV from the exons ATGTCTGTTCCACAGAGATGGCTGAATTGTCCCCGAAAAAGTCAGATTATCGCAG AAAAGTTTCTTGCCTTTAAAACACCACTGGGGCCGCGCTATGATGACGAAATTCCAGAGGCAAACAGATTTCAGCTGCCTATGTTGTTTGCCTATCTTCAGTCCCTACAG atGAGGTTAGGATTGATCATTGACTTGACAAACACAAATCGTTTTTATGACAAAACAGTTGTGGAACGGACAGGAATCAAACATATCAAGATGCAGTTGAAAGG GCATGGGGAGACGCCCTCAAAAGAGCAAGTTGCTTTATTTATTAGAATGTGTGATCGTTACTTTGATCAAAACCCTGGGGAATTAATAG gTGTTCATTGTACTCATGGCTTCAACAGAACTGGCTTCTTAATTATTGCATATCTTGTAGAAAAAGATGACTGGAG TATTGAGGCAGCTATTCACTGTTTTGCGCAG TGTCGCCCGCCAGGAATTTACAAACCACACTATTTGCAAGACTTGGTTAAGCGGTACGGTGACTCAAATGAATCCATCGCTGCACCTGAGCTTCCTGATTGGTGTTATGACGAGGAGGAAGGACTTAGTGACAATGAGGAGGAAAATGGGAGGACTGTGGAAGATGGAAGTCACTCTGATGGGAGAAGGAAAAAGATGCGAAGGGATCCAAGATTGAAg GAAGCAAAATTTATGGATGAGGTTGAGGGGATTGAGGTTGTGAATTCACCCAGAAGAGAAGATATCcaagaaatatgtgaaaaaatGTGCGCTTGggaaag TGGGGGATTCCCAGGAAGTCAACCAGTGTCCATGGATGTCCAGAATATTAAATTACTTCACGAAAAACCTTACAGAGTCAGTTGGAAAGCAGATGGCGTGAG ataCATGAtgctgattttaaaagaaagagaaatatacTTAATAGACAGAGACAATAATGTGTTTGCTGCACCACAGTTCCATTTCCCTCAGCGTAAAAACCTTAGAGAGCATATTTTTGACACTCTGATTGATGGG GAGATGGTTCttgacaaggaaaatgaaaaggttCACCCTCGATATCTGGCCTACGATATCGTCAGATTCCAA GGGCAAGAAGTCGGAAAACAAAGCCACGACATCAGAATGATTtgtattgaaaaagaaatagaaatggCTCGAAACCAAGCT GCTCAACAAGGACTCTTGGACAAGTCAAAGGAGCCGTTTAGCATCAGAGCGAAAAAGTTCTTTCCAGTAGAGAAAGCAGAGTGG GTGTTAGAAAACTGGAGTCCTAAACTTTGCCACGAGAATGATGGACTGATCTTCAACCCCGCCGAGGAG CCGTATGAGGCCGGACAGAGCTCTGAGTTATTGAAATGGAAACCACACACACTAAACTCCGTGGACTTCGTTCTCAATATAAGAACTGTTCGACAAGAAGG GTGCATTCCTGAATCAGTTGGTGCTCTCATGGTCGGTGGTTTTGATCGACCATTTGCCCAAATCAAG GTTACGAAAGAACTCAGAAGCCTCGACAAGAAAGTGGTGGAATGCACTTGGGATGCCAAGAACAAACAGTGGAAATTTCTCAGAGTCAGGGAAGATAAAAGTTTCCCAAATGGTTACAAGACAGCTATGA GCGTATGCAAAAGCATTCAACAACCTGTGACAAAGAAATGGCTTCTGGAAGTCATAGAGAAACATCGTTACCACTCAGTTAGACATAGAGACCCCAACGCTCCATCCACGAGTCACGCCGCAGTTTAG
- the LOC131770451 gene encoding melatonin receptor type 1A-like: MNATLTAISVFAEQLRNRPTNIQVTESFFLLLINLVSFFGNLLLGIVVIKNPTLRRTVPSMYIITLALSDFLNSCLGIPFSIASLIVGRWPFNDFVCQLQGFWILLLSAVSLQTLAVTAVNRYFRVVRSRTLHQKLFNKKTTKLTIAVLWILALFAPLPYVAAGHKFFFHTGKVFCAHDFESLHRGYGAYLVVFYVAIPLIIIVVCYTKVFITVRKHNLNFRSRLRSVRHEAANLSQNSRLSVDEVNVTYILLAVVVGFLTCWIPVLVIDLIDFVNAGWKLKRQVYVSYTCFGWASTALNPIIYGIMNRSFRAECLRIFAPFKMWTLKRNIVGEDNNGKDGVKTNMPGRTCTKRKFSQEFEMDERKPE; this comes from the coding sequence ATGAATGCGACATTAACCGCAATTTCAGTCTTTGCTGAACAGTTAAGAAACCGACCAACGAACATTCAAGTTACAGAATCGTTTTTCTTGTTGCTGATCAACTTAGTCTCCTTCTTTGGGAATCTACTGCTCGGGATAGTGGTCATTAAAAACCCGACTCTTCGCCGAACGGTTCCTAGTATGTACATCATAACTCTGGCCCTTTCAGACTTTTTGAACTCTTGTCTGGGAATCCCATTTTCAATTGCTTCACTAATTGTTGGAAGATGGCCGTTCAATGACTTCGTCTGTCAGCTGCAAGGATTCTGGATTCTTCTCTTGTCAGCGGTGTCATTACAAACTTTGGCCGTCACTGCTGTAAACAGATATTTCCGAGTGGTCCGCTCCCGTACCTTGCATCAGAAACTCTTTAACAAGAAGACAACAAAACTGACAATCGCTGTTCTATGGATCCTGGCTCTGTTTGCTCCTCTTCCATATGTTGCTGCTGgtcataaatttttctttcacacTGGAAAAGTTTTCTGTGCgcacgattttgaaagtttacaTAGAGGGTATGGAGCTTATTTGGTGGTATTTTACGTAGCCATTCCTTTGATAATCATCGTGGTTTGCTACACCAAAGTATTTATAACGGTTCGGAAGCATAACCTAAACTTCCGTTCAAGACTTCGCTCCGTCAGACATGAAGCCGCAAATTTATCCCAAAACAGCCGCTTATCAGTGGATGAAGTAAACGTAACATATATTCTATTAGCTGTTGTTGTAGGTTTTCTCACTTGCTGGATCCCTGTTTTGGTAATAGATCTCATCGACTTTGTAAACGCAGGGTGGAAACTTAAAAGACAAGTGTACGTAAGTTATACTTGTTTCGGTTGGGCCAGCACTGCACTTAACCCCATCATATATGGCATCATGAATCGTTCCTTCCGCGCAGAGTGCCTGAGAATATTCGCGCCCTTTAAGATGTGGACACTGAAAAGAAACATCGTTGGCGAAGATAATAATGGCAAAGACGGAGTAAAAACCAATATGCCAGGTCGCACTtgcacaaaaagaaaattcagccaAGAGTTTGAAATGGACGAAAGGAAACCTGAATAG
- the LOC131770443 gene encoding mRNA-capping enzyme-like translates to MRFATFHYSLLQGQQALLDKSKEPFSIRAKKFFPVEKAEWVLENWSPKLCHENDGLIFNPAEEPYEAGQSSELLKWKPHTLNSVDFVLNIRTVRQEGCIPESVGALMVGGFDRPFAQIKVTKELKSLDKKVVECTWDAKNKQWKFLRVREDKSFPNGYKTAMSVCKSIQQPVTKKWLLEVIEKHRYHSVRHRDPNAPSTSHAAV, encoded by the exons ATGCGTTTTGCAACGTTTCATTACTCTTTATTGCAGGGTCAACAAGCACTCTTGGACAAGTCAAAGGAGCCGTTTAGCATCAGAGCAAAAAAGTTCTTTCCAGTAGAGAAAGCAGAGTGG GTGTTAGAAAACTGGAGTCCTAAACTTTGCCACGAGAATGATGGACTGATCTTCAACCCTGCCGAGGAG CCGTATGAGGCCGGACAGAGCTCTGAGTTATTGAAATGGAAACCACACACGCTAAACTCCGTGGACTTCGTTCTTAATATAAGAACTGTTCGACAAGAAGG GTGCATTCCTGAATCAGTTGGTGCTCTCATGGTCGGTGGTTTTGATCGACCATTTGCCCAAATCAAG GTTACGAAAGAACTCAAAAGCCTCGACAAGAAAGTGGTGGAATGCACTTGGGATGCCAAGAACAAACAGTGGAAATTTCTCAGAGTCAGGGAAGATAAAAGTTTCCCAAATGGTTACAAGACAGCTATGA GCGTATGCAAAAGCATTCAACAACCTGTGACAAAGAAATGGCTTCTGGAAGTCATAGAGAAACATCGTTACCACTCAGTTAGACATAGAGACCCCAACGCTCCATCCACGAGTCACGCCGCAGTTTAG
- the LOC131770450 gene encoding melatonin receptor type 1A-like, which translates to MNATLTVIAVFAEQLRSRPTNIQVTESLFMLLINFVTFFGNLLLGIVVIKNPTLRRTVPNMYIITLALSDFLNSCLGIPFSVASLIVGRWPFNDFVCQLQGFWILLLAAVSLQTLAVTAVNRYFRVVRSRTLYQKLFNKKTTKVTIAVLWILALLAPLPYVAAGHKFFFHTGKVFCAHDFESLHRGYGAYLVVFYVAIPLIIIVVCYTKVFITVRKHNLNFRSRLRSVRHEAANLSQNSRLSVDEVNVTYILLAVVVGFLTCWIPVLVIDLIDFVNAGWKLKRQVYVSYTCFGWASTALNPIIYGIMNRSFRAEYLRIFTPLKMWKLKRNIVGQDNDGKDGVKTNMSGRTCTKRKFSQEFEMDERKPE; encoded by the coding sequence GCGACATTAACCGTAATTGCAGTCTTTGCTGAACAGTTAAGAAGCCGACCAACGAACATTCAAGTCACAGAATCGTTATTCATGTTGCTGATCAACTTCGTCACCTTCTTTGGGAACCTACTACTCGGGATAGTGGTCATTAAAAACCCGACTCTTCGCCGAACGGTTCCTAATATGTACATCATAACTCTGGCCCTTTCAGACTTTTTGAACTCTTGTCTGGGAATCCCATTTTCAGTTGCTTCTCTAATTGTTGGAAGATGGCCGTTCAATGACTTCGTCTGTCAGCTGCAAGGATTCTGGATTCTTCTCTTGGCAGCGGTGTCATTACAAACTTTGGCCGTCACTGCTGTAAACAGATATTTCCGAGTGGTCCGCTCCCGTACCTTGTATCAGAAACTCTTTAACAAGAAGACAACAAAAGTGACAATCGCTGTTCTATGGATCCTGGCTCTGTTGGCTCCTCTTCCATATGTCGCTGCCGgtcataaatttttctttcacacTGGAAAAGTTTTCTGTGCgcacgattttgaaagtttgcaTAGAGGGTATGGAGCTTATTTAGTGGTATTTTACGTAGCCATTCCTTTGATAATCATCGTGGTTTGTTACACCAAAGTATTTATAACGGTTCGGAAGCATAACCTAAACTTCCGTTCAAGACTTCGCTCCGTCAGACATGAAGCCGCAAATTTATCCCAAAACAGTCGCTTATCAGTGGATGAAGTAAACGTTACATATATTCTATTGGCTGTTGTTGTAGGTTTTCTCACTTGCTGGATCCCTGTTTTGGTAATAGATCTCATCGACTTTGTAAACGCAGGGTGGAAACTTAAAAGACAAGTGTATGTAAGTTATACTTGTTTCGGTTGGGCCAGTACTGCACTTAACCCTATCATATATGGCATCATGAATCGTTCCTTCCGCGCAGAGTACCTGAGAATATTCACGCCCTTGAAGATGtggaaactgaaaagaaacatCGTTGGCCAAGATAATGATGGCAAAGATGGAGTAAAAACCAACATGTCAGGTCGCACTtgcacaaaaagaaaattcagccaAGAGTTTGAAATGGACGAAAGGAAACCTGAATAG